AATGATGATTTTGCTAAAGGTTTGGGCTATTTTTCTTCTTTAAAAGAATTAATCGACAAGATAAAACAGAATATAATAGACGAAAAAACTGAAACAGCGGAAATTAATTTGGAAAGAGAAATGTTGGAAAAATTAGTCGATCTGACTGAATTTGGTGAGTTGCCAGATATGTTGGTGGACAGGGAAGCTAAATCAATGGTTCACGAACTTAAACATTCCCTGGAGCATCGGGGGTTAAATTGGGTTGATTATTTGGCTAGTATTAAAAAAGATGAGCCAGCCTTGCTTAATGAGTTTAAATCGCAAGCTGTTAAGCGAGTTAAGGTAGCCTTGTTGACCAGGCAGTTTGTTAGGCAGGAAAAGTTAGAGGCGGATGATGACAGTGTAACTGAAGAACTTAAAAAAGTTTTACAAAGTCATCAGCACGATCCTAAAACTATAGAACGCTTTCAGACAGACGAATATAAAGATTATCTGCGTAGTAATTTGACTAATAAAAATGTGGTAAGTTGGCTTAAAGAAAAATTAGTTAAAAAATAATAAATTAAGCGACAGTGATTTTTTATTAAGGTATACTATAGCTAAGCGTAGTATACCTTTTTAGATTAGTAGACTATTTATTTATGTTATTTGGTTCTCACATTTCGGCAGCTGGCGGGGTGACTAAGGCGCCAGAGCGGGCGGCTGAGGTGGGTTGTGAAGTTTTTCAGTTTTTTTCACGCTCACCTCAGGGCGGTTCAGCACCTAAATTAACGGCTCAAGTGGTTGAGGCGTTCAAAAAACATTGCCTTAATTATAATCAGTTAGAAACTTATATTCATGCGCCTTATTACATAAATTTTGCTTCGGCTAAAGTTAGTATTCGACATAGTTCGGCTAGTATAATTAGGCAAGAGTTAGAGCGTGGTAGTTTATTGGGGGTAAAATATGTAATGGCTCATTTGGGTAGTTTTAAAGATGTTAGTGATAAAAAAGGCTTGCAATATGTGGTTAAGGGTTTAACCAAGATGTTAACTGATTATAAGGGGAGTACGGAATTTTTAATTGAAATATCAGCTGGTGCTGGTAAGGTTATTGGCGACAGTTTTGAAGAAGTGGCTTCCATTATTCATCAAGTAGAAAAAGATCGGAAAGTTAAATCGACTATTGGTGTTTGTTTTGATACTTGCCATGCTTTTGCTTCGGGTTATGATTTACGCACTAAGCAATCAGTTAAGAAAGTTTTAGACTCTTTTAATCATATTATTGGTTTAGATAAGTTGAGAATAATTCATATTAATGATTCTAAGCACGATCTTAATAGTCATAAAGATCAGCACGAACATTTGGGCAAAGGTAAAATAGGTTTGGCTGGATTTAAAGCTTTAGTACAGGACCGACGTTTAAAAAATGTTAATATGATATTAGAAACTCCTAAAAACGAGGCTGGGGACGATCCCAGGAATTTAGCTATTCTTAAAAAGTTTAGGAGAAAATAATTATGACTATGGAAAATAGAAAACCAGATATTACCGAGTGGACTAAAAAATCTGCTGAAGCAGGTTTGGTTAATAAAGATGAACTGGAAAGAGTTTTGATAAATGCTGGCACCAAAAAAAGCAGATTGGAAAATAGTGGTTTACCCATAGGAGTAAGTTATGGACCATTTGATTCTTGGTCGGATATAGAGCAGGCGGTGCCAAATAATAAACGCGATAACATTCAGTATTTTATAAGGTGTGTACCCAAGGATTATGAAACACGCAGCAAATTGACCATAAGTCGTTTACCTAATGCTTCCTGGTTAGAGGTTAAGGAATATTATGATAGATTGTCTGGTGGTTCTGATAAGTACACAATTCAATTGTTTGAAACTTGGCAACCGGATTATAGTGGCGGTTTGGTTATAAATAACGGCCGGGTAATGGTGGA
This is a stretch of genomic DNA from Patescibacteria group bacterium. It encodes these proteins:
- a CDS encoding deoxyribonuclease IV, producing the protein MLFGSHISAAGGVTKAPERAAEVGCEVFQFFSRSPQGGSAPKLTAQVVEAFKKHCLNYNQLETYIHAPYYINFASAKVSIRHSSASIIRQELERGSLLGVKYVMAHLGSFKDVSDKKGLQYVVKGLTKMLTDYKGSTEFLIEISAGAGKVIGDSFEEVASIIHQVEKDRKVKSTIGVCFDTCHAFASGYDLRTKQSVKKVLDSFNHIIGLDKLRIIHINDSKHDLNSHKDQHEHLGKGKIGLAGFKALVQDRRLKNVNMILETPKNEAGDDPRNLAILKKFRRK